The following DNA comes from Kitasatospora viridis.
CCTTCAGGGCGCTGCGGTGCAGCAGGAAGCCGAAGTCCGCGATCCCGACGGTGCTCCGGACGAACTCCAGCTCCTCGTACTTCTTGATGTGGTCGAGCATCTGGACGAGGACCTGTGTGGTGTCCTTGATGGTCTGGAGGTAGACCTCGGCTATCTCCTTGCGCAGCTGTTCGGCCTGCTTCTGGAGGTCGGCGTCCGTGGCCGCCGTCGGCTTCGCCGTGGCCTTGTCGCCGCCGGCGGGCTCGGCCCGCGCGCGCCAGTTCTTGGCGAGGCCGGCGAACAACTCGACGAAGCGCGCCTCGCCGGCCGCGCTGCCGTTGGCGCCCAGCAGGAAGGCGAACGCCTGCACGGCCGCCGTGTTCCCCTTCTCGCCGCGGTCCGCCCAGTCGGAGACGCGCTCGGCGACCCAGTCGTCGGGCCGGGTGGTCCACCCCGTGTCGCCCCCGAACACCGGACCGGCCAGCTGCTGCTTGAGGCGCAGCGCGTCGGCGGTCGGCTGCTCGGTCATGACCTTCTTGAACGCCCGCATCGCGGGGACGAACTCCTGCTTCATGGGTTCCCTTCCTGGGCGGAGGTGGTGCTGGGCTGTCACACCGTCAGCGCCGTCACCGGCACCGCGTCCTCCGTGGCCAGGAAGTCGGCCACCGTGGAGCGGCCGCCGAGCAGGCAGGCCAGCGTGGCGGCGTGCATCGCCTCGACCGGGGCGATGGTGGCGGCGGCGGTGAGGGCGGGGGTGCCGGGAGGCAGGCCGGCGGCGGCGAGGGTGTGGGTCTGCGCGGCCTGGGCCTCGGTGCGTTGCAGGGCGGCGGCGAGCTCGGCGGGGCTCCGGGCCGCCCGGACCGCGTCCAGCGCCTGCGCGTGGGTGGTGAGCGGGACGGTGGTGACGGGGGGCTCGCCGGCCGCCCGCAGGATCGCGTTCCAGGTCGCCGCGTGCGCCGTGTGGTGGGCGGTGGCGGCCTGCACGAAGGCGGACAGCGCCGGGGGCAGCGGGCCGAGCCGGCCGGAGTGCAGGGCGGCGCGGGCGGCCTGATGGACGCTCACCGCCTGGTTCTCCAGGGCGGCGGCGAGGGCGACGGTCCGCAGCTCGCCCGAGTAGCGCTGCGGGGCTCGGGCCGAGCCGCCCGGGCCGGGAGCCCGGCCGAAGGCGTACAGGCCGAGGCCGGTGCCCGCGATGCCGGTGCCGGCACCGGCCAGGCCCAGCAGCAGCGTGCGCCGGGTGGGCCCGCTCACCGCACCGCCCCCTCGCCGATGGCGGAGGCCTGCGCGGTGGGGTAGGCGGTGTGCGGGATGCCGGCGGTGCCGGTCGACTCCGGGAGGGCGAGCGCGGTGGCGCCATCGGTCGGCAGCAGCCGGGCGAGCAGCAGTTCCGAGCCGTGCTGCGCCTCGACGGAGGCGACGCTGACGAACAGTGAGCGGACGGCGCCGTCGGCGGCCAGCGCGGCGTAGCGGGCGCAGCTCTGCCCGAGGATGCCCTCGACCTCGGTGAGCAGGCCGATCAGCGAGACCGGGTCCGGTGTCGCGGCGGCGCGCTGCGGCACGGAGCCGTAGCGGGGGTCGACGGCGTGCTGCTGGGCGGCGCCGGCCTTGGCGAGGGCCT
Coding sequences within:
- a CDS encoding ferritin-like domain-containing protein, whose product is MSGPTRRTLLLGLAGAGTGIAGTGLGLYAFGRAPGPGGSARAPQRYSGELRTVALAAALENQAVSVHQAARAALHSGRLGPLPPALSAFVQAATAHHTAHAATWNAILRAAGEPPVTTVPLTTHAQALDAVRAARSPAELAAALQRTEAQAAQTHTLAAAGLPPGTPALTAAATIAPVEAMHAATLACLLGGRSTVADFLATEDAVPVTALTV
- a CDS encoding ferritin-like domain-containing protein, which encodes MTGSPPAPLPLDVTVLQTAAALENLAVAVYRAAAGLPFAPPGSRLRELTDRNQAHHAAHAQAFNQALAKAGAAQQHAVDPRYGSVPQRAAATPDPVSLIGLLTEVEGILGQSCARYAALAADGAVRSLFVSVASVEAQHGSELLLARLLPTDGATALALPESTGTAGIPHTAYPTAQASAIGEGAVR